A single genomic interval of Lathyrus oleraceus cultivar Zhongwan6 chromosome 7, CAAS_Psat_ZW6_1.0, whole genome shotgun sequence harbors:
- the LOC127101121 gene encoding ATP-dependent RNA helicase DEAH13, which produces MTEVLELRQTIARLHRHLHCFSGPPPLKPPPPSTVPRLSDSLSDSLSDRRHSALASKDIKMETLENLGNHAEFNSQSSGGGDNNAQILPTKKTKKRKDGGDDSNVLILPSKKKKKKGMEQERGKVHSSKKQRLSKTQKRKLKKSEDDKGKQLLMEKAIKTLNNNMLPEYAFPLLQSSCNINREETVKEKRRRAVHLLKEGLEIPHDNNLSKKQDFPCITEPESEDEENHLVQESKENDFIQPFRTEGEILYTTSAPLESSQEPVHGNEVVNYESDISTDKQPDEIRSSSPISRSITEIKSTKSKDKTDENPAANFSELSNLPIVSQRLLTTPTVVHVYRPSEVEEKRKDLPIVMMEQEIMEAINYNSSVIICGETGCGKTTQVPQFLYEAGYGSSKFHARSGVIGVTQPRRVAVLATARRVAYELGVRLGKEVGFQVRYDKRIGENCSIKFMTDGILLREVQNDILLRRYSVLILDEAHERSLNTDILIGMLSRVIRTRQKIYNDQQKMILSGESISPEKMVFPLKLVLMSATLRVQDFTSGKLFYTPPPVIEVPTRQFPVTKYFAKKTEITDYIGAAYKKILAIHKRLPSGGILVFVTGQREVEDLCRKLRKASKEFIMKKVKGPVENDGTVVHETSSIEGININEINEAFEVSGSSSIQQTDRFSSYDEDDNNFDANESDSYDSETESELEFNDDDDNNHKDSENNSNIVDVLGKEGSLASLKAAFESLSGQASVNTGDGLDASKVCREKITRENQSSSPGALFVLPLYAMLPAAAQLRVFEEVKEGERLVVVATNVAETSLTIPGIKYVVDTGREKVKSYNSSNGMETYEVKWISKASADQRAGRAGRTAAGHSYRLYSSAAFNNEFPEFSPAEVEKVPVHGVVLLLKSMNIKKVANFPFPTSLKASSLLEAENCLRALEALDCKDELTLLGKAMALYPLSPRHSRMILTVIKNTRHKHVRSSSLLLAYAAAAAAALSLPNPFVMQYERNDSSEGSEMSKKSSVGDNENNIDKKEKTKRKKLKETSKAAREKFRIVSSDALAIAYALQCFEYSQNSVQFCEDNALHFKTMDEMSKLRQQLLKLVFYQSDKGGLEQEYSWTHGTLDDVERVWQVSSVHYPLPLVEERLLCQAICAGWADRVAKRIPISYGPTDGETISRVGRYQSCMVDESIFIHRWSSVSTARPEFLVYNELLETKRPNKEGETSAKRAYMHGVTSVDPTWLVENAKSSCTFSPPLTDPRPFYDAQSDQVKCWVIPTFGRFCWELPKHSLPINNVELRVQVFAYALLEGQVCPCLKSVRKYMSAPPESILRREAFGQKRVGNLLSKLESKLIDSSAKLRTAWKENPRELYSEILDWFQQGFNNHFQKLWLQMLREVLQETQEQPPNNSFKRKSKGKSKSGQ; this is translated from the exons ATGACTGAAGTTTTGGAACTGAGGCAGACCATAGCGCGCCTGCACCGCCATCTTCACTGCTTCTCCGGCCCTCCACCGCTGAAACCTCCGCCACCATCAACCGTCCCGCGCCTCTCGGACTCACTTTCGGACTCACTTTCGGACCGCCGTCACTCAG CATTGGCTTCTAAGGACATCAAAATGGAAACTTTGGAAAATCTCGGAAACCATGCCGAGTTCAATTCTCAAAG TTCTGGAGGTGGTGATAATAATGCACAAATTTTGCCGACTAAGAAGACGAAGAAAAGGAAAGATGGAGGTGATGATAGTAATGTACTAATTTTGCCAAgtaagaagaagaaaaagaaaggGATGGAACAG GAGCGCGGCAAAGTCCATTCAAGTAAGAAGCAGAGATTGAGCAAAACTCagaaaaggaagctgaagaagtCAGAG GATGACAAGGGTAAACAACTTTTGATGGAAAAAGCCATTAAGACATTAAA TAACAACATGCTTCCTGAGTACGCGTTTCCTCTTTTGCAGTCATCATGCAATATCAACCGG GAGGAGACTGTGAAGGAAAAGCGCAGGAGAGCAGTACATTTATTAAAAGAAGGATTGGAGATTCCACATGATAATAACCTGTCCAAGAAACAGGATTTTCCATGTATAACTGAACCTGAGTCAGAAGACGAAGAGAATCATTTGGTGCAGGAATCTAAAGAAAATGACTTCATACAACCTTTTAGAACTGAAGGAGAAATCTTGTATACAACATCCGCTCCCCTGGAGTCCTCTCAAGAACCAGTTCATGGAAATGAAGTTGTAAATTATGAATCTGACATTTCCACTGACAAGCAACCTGATGAAATCAGAAGTTCTTCTCCCATTTCTCGTTCTATTACCGAGATAAAAAGCACAAAGTCAAAG GACAAGACAGATGAAAACCCTGCCGCCAATTTCAGCGAATTGAGCAACCTTCCAATTGTTTCACAGAGGCTTTTGACTACTCCTACTGTTGTCCATGTATACAGGCCATCAGAGGTTGAAGAGAAAAGAAAGGATCTTCCTATAGTAATGATGGAACAAGAGATAATGGAAGCTATAAATTACAATTCCAGTGTCATCATATGTGGAGAAACTGGATGTGGTAAAACAACTCAGGTTCCCCAG TTTCTTTATGAAGCTGGATATGGTTCAAGCAAGTTCCACGCCCGCAGTGGTGTTATTGGTGTCACTCAACCACGTCGGGTGGCTGTTCTTGCCACAGCAAGGCGTGTGGCGTATGAGCTTGGTGTTCGTCTAGGAAAGGAGGTTGGCTTTCAAGTTAGGTATGACAAGAGAATTGGAGAAAATTGCTCTATCAAGTTTATGACTGATGGCATTTTGCTACGAGAAGTTCAG AATGATATTTTATTGAGGCGTTATTCCGTCCTAATTCTTGATGAGGCTCATGAGAGGAGCTTGAACACAGACATTCTGATTGGGATGCTCTCGCGTGTAATTAGAACTCGCCAAAAG ATTTATAATGACCAGCAGAAGATGATCCTTTCGGGAGAAAGTATAAGTCCTGAAAAAATGGTTTTTCCATTAAAACTTGTGCTGATGAGTGCCACCTTGCGTGTACAAGACTTTACTTCTGGAAAATTATTCTACACTCCCCCACCTGTGATAGAAGTTCCTACAAGGCAGTTTCCAGTTACCAAGTATTTTGCAAAAAAAACCGAGATAACAGATTATATTGGTGCAGCGTATAAGAAGATCCTGGCAATTCACAAGAGGCTGCCATCTGGGGGAATACTTGTCTTTGTCACTGGACAAAGGGAAGTAGAGGACTTGTGCAGGAAGCTACGCAAAGCTTCAAAGGAGTTTATCATGAAAAAAGTTAAAGGACCTGTGGAAAATGATGGCACTGTGGTCCATGAAACAAGTTCTATTGAGGGAATAAATATTAATGAGATTAATGAAGCATTTGAGGTGTCTGGAAGTTCATCCATCCAGCAAACTGATAGGTTTAGTAGTTATGATGAAGATGACAATAATTTTGATGCGAACGAATCTGATTCTTATGATTCAGAAACGGAGAGTGAGTTGGAATtcaatgatgatgatgataataatCACAAGGATTCAGAAAACAATAGTAATATTGTGGATGTCCTGGGAAAGGAAGGAAGTCTTGCTTCATTGAAGGCTGCTTTTGAAAGCTTGTCTGGGCAAGCTTCGGTGAATACTGGAGATGGTTTAGACGCATCAAAAGTTTGCAGGGAGAAAATAACTAGAGAAAACCAGAGTTCTTCTCCAGGTGCACTCTTTGTTCTACCACTTTATGCTATGCTGCCTGCTGCAGCTCAACTTCGTGTATTTGAAGAAGTTAAGGAGGGAGAGAGGCTTGTTGTTGTTGCTACAAATGTTGCAGAAACATCTTTAACAATTCCAGGGATAAAGTATGTGGTTGATACTGGAAGGGAAAAGGTAAAGAGTTACAACTCCTCTAATGGCATGGAGACATATGAAGTGAAATGGATAAGTAAGGCATCTGCTGATCAACGTGCAGGCAGAGCTGGAAGAACTGCAGCAGGGCATAGTTATCGCCTATATTCTTCTGCAGCCTTTAATAATGAGTTTCCTGAGTTCTCTCCCGCTGAAGTTGAGAAAGTGCCTGTTCATGGTGTTGTCCTTCTCTTGAAATCCATGAATATTAAGAAG GTTGCGAATTTCCCGTTTCCTACTTCTCTTAAGGCTTCTTCCCTGCTTGAAGCTGAGAATTGCTTGAGAGCTCTTGAAGCACTTGACTGTAAGGATGAACTTACACTTTTGGGAAAAGCCATGGCACTTTATCCTTTGAGTCCTCGTCATTCTAGAATGATCCTTACTGTTATAAAAAATACAAGACACAAGCATGTTCGAAGTTCAAGTCTGCTTTTGGCATATGCTGCTGCAGCTGCTGCTGCTTTGAGTTTACCAAATCCTTTTGTAATGCAATATGAAAGAAATGATAGCAGCGAAGGTTCAGAAATGTCCAAGAAATCTAGCGTGGGAGACAATGAGAACAATattgataaaaaagaaaagacaaAGAGAAAGAAACTTAAAGAAACCTCTAAAGCTGCTCGTGAAAAATTTCGAATTGTCAGTAGTGATGCCCTAGCCATAGCATATGCCTTGCAGTGTTTTGAATATTCACAGAATTCGGTACAATTTTGTGAAGATAATGCATTGCATTTCAAAACCATGGATGAAATGTCCAAACTTAGACAGCAGCTACTCAAACTGGTCTTTTATCAGAGTGATAAAGGTGGTTTAGAACAAGAGTATTCATGGACTCATGGAACTCTAGACGATGTGGAACGTGTTTGGCAAGTTTCTTCTGTGCACTATCCTCTTCCTCTGGTTGAGGAAAGGCTCCTTTGTCAAGCAATATGTGCTGGCTGGGCAGATAGGGTTGCTAAACGTATTCCAATTTCTTATGGGCCCACTGATGGAGAGACGATTTCTCGTGTTGGTAGGTATCAATCATGCATGGTTGATGAAAGTATTTTCATTCATCGTTGGTCATCAGTTTCTACTGCACGCCCTGAGTTTCTGGTTTACAATGAACTATTAGAGACAAAAAGACCAAACAAAGAAGGGGAGACAAGTGCAAAGAGAGCATACATGCATGGAGTAACGAGCGTCGATCCAACTTGGCTAGTTGAGAATGCCAAGTCTTCGTGCACCTTCTCTCCACCCCTGACAGATCCCAGACCATTTTATGATGCGCAGTCTGACCAAGTAAAATGTTGGGTCATCCCAACCTTTGGGCGCTTCTGTTGGGAGCTTCCAAAGCACTCATTACCCATTAACAATGTTGAGCTTCGGGTGCAGGTGTTTGCCTATGCTTTACTCGAAGGTCAGGTGTGTCCATGTTTGAAATCCGTTCGAAAATACATGTCTGCCCCTCCTGAAAGTATTCTGAGGAGAGAAGCTTTTGGTCAAAAAAGGGTGGGAAATCTGTTGAGTAAGTTAGAGAGCAAGTTGATTGATAGCTCTGCCAAGTTAAGAACGGCGTGGAAGGAGAATCCAAGAGAATTATATTCAGAAATTTTGGATTGGTTTCAACAGGGTTTTAACAATCACTTTCAAAAGCTATGGTTACAAATGCTTCGCGAAGTGCTGCAAGAAACACAAGAACAACCTCCGAATAATAGTTTTAAAAGAAAGTCTAAAGGAAAATCTAAATCGGGTCAATGA